From Vitis vinifera cultivar Pinot Noir 40024 chromosome 14, ASM3070453v1, a single genomic window includes:
- the LOC104881377 gene encoding large ribosomal subunit protein bL21m isoform X3 yields the protein MMKKWARAVIMKRFRSNCVYSAEDKELEADAIGCKVVGPLHSSDRVFKPYELVFAAVQIGAHRFKVSNGDCIYTERLKLCEVSDKVTWKR from the exons ATGATGAAGAAATGGGCGAGAGCAGTGATAATGAAAAGGTTCCGGTCGAATTGTGTGTATTCGGCGGAGGATAAAGAACTCGAGGCGGACGCTATTGGGTGTAAAGTGGTGGGGCCTCTCCATTCTTCTGATCGAGTTTTTAAACCCTACGAGCTGGTCTTCGCTGCTGTGCAG ATTGGTGCTCACCGGTTCAAGGTGAGCAACGGGGATTGCATTTATACGGAGAGGTTGAAATTATGTGAGGTCAGTGACAAG GTTACATGGAAACGGTAA